A stretch of DNA from Triticum dicoccoides isolate Atlit2015 ecotype Zavitan unplaced genomic scaffold, WEW_v2.0 scaffold41724, whole genome shotgun sequence:
CATCATGGATGATATCACCAATGGTCAATACTGTGACAATGGTCTAACCGTGCTTCCGGTTGTTGGTCCGGGAGGAATGGGGAAGACAACTCTGATACAACACATATATCACAATGAACAAGTGCAGAATCATTTTCCAGTCACTATTTGGATATGTGTGTCAGTCAAGTTTGATCTGGAAAAAGTGCTAGGACAGATTAAAACATGTATCCCTGCAGTTAAAGATGAAAAAGAGGGCAGTACAACTGAAGATTTGATTGAGCAAAGATTGAAATCTAAAAGGTTCTTACTTGTATTGGATGATATATGGAAGATTAGTAATGGGGATGACTGGGGAAAATTATTGTCAACACTCAATAAATCAGAGGGAAAGGGTTCCATGATTCTGGTCACAACTCGGTTTGAAGCAATAGCACAGAAGGTTGAAACACATTGCCAATCAATAAAGCTGAATGGTTTAGAATCTGGAGAGTTTAGAAAGTTATTCCTTGCATTTGTCTTTGGTGATGAGCAATATCCAAGGGACAAACAATTTTTGCTTGAGACTGGAGATAAGATAATGGAAAAACTAAAGGGCTCCCCTCTTGCAGCAAAAACGGTTGGTAGATTACTGAGTAAAGACCATAGTTTGTGTCATTGGAAAAGGGTCCTGAAAAGTAAAGGATGGGAGAAGCAGACAGATGACAATGAAATTATGCCTGCCTTGAAGCTTAGCTATGACTTCCTTCCTTTCCATCTGCAACAGTGTTTTGCTTATTCTGGATTGTTTCCTGAAGATTACAATTTCAGAAGTGATGAGCTGATCAGTCTATGGATCGGACTAGATATTTTGATACCCAATGGCCAAAACCAAACATTTGAAGACATAGGTCTGAGCAATTTAAATGAGTTAGTCACGCATGGATTTTTCAGAGAAGAGGAAACCGAGTATGGTATGCATTATGTTATGCATGACCTACTGCATGATTTGGCATTGAAGATTGCATCACATGATTGTCTTAGTTTATGTCTCTCTGATGTTGGACCAGTGGAAGCTCAGCCATCCGTCCGTCACTTGTCTATAAGCACAGATGGCTTAGGTGAATATGATGCAGTGTCTGGTGAAAAATTGAAGAGTAAATTGGAAGAACTAAACACAAGATTTAAGGCTGGACGTTTGCAAACATTGATGTTATTTGGAAAAATGGATGAAGGTTTTGTCAAGATATTTGGTGATTTTTTGGGGGAAGCGAACACTCTTCGTGTTCTTCATTTGCCCAAAATGTTTTGTCCCATGGAGTTCATGTTACATAACTTTTCGGGACTTCTCCACCTACAATACCTATGTCTAGGGCATTTACCACTTAGCATCTCTAAATTTTATCATTTAAGGATTCTAGATCTTAAATGGTGGAATGACAGTCGTGATTTACCTGCTGACATGAGCAACCTTGCCAAACTGTGCCATTTTTATGTACCAAGTGATGGTCAGCTTCATTCTGATATTTATAATGTGGGTAAACTTAAACTCTTAGAAGAGTTAAAGGTATTTCAAGTCAATAGAAGAAGTGAAGGGTTTGAACCAAAGCAGCTAGAGCACTTGACCAAGCTAAGGGAGCTTGGCATCTACAACCTTGAGAAGATAGATACAGCAGAAGAAGCAGCTCAAGCAAAACTGATGGAGAAAAATTACTTGAGGAGGTTAACATTGGACTGGGATAGTAAGCGATCTACCGTTGAGCCTGGTGTGGAAGCAGCAATTCTTGAGAGCCTTCAGCCACATGCAGATCTTCAGGTGTTGTGCATTAGAGGGCATGGAGGTCCTTGTCCAACATGGTTGGGTGATGAGTTCGCTGTTGAAGGTCTACAATCTCTTCATCTTTATGGTGTTTCTTGGGAAGTTTTCCCTTCTTTAGGGAAGGCGTGGGATCTTCGTGAACTAAGGTTGAAGCATATGGCTAGACTGAAGGAGTTTATCATAGTGAAAAGCTTTTGCATGCTAACGAAGCTTATTCTCATTGGCCTTGGAAGTTTTGAAAAATGGACTTACACAGGTGGTGACTTGTTGCCACTGGATGCTCATATGTTCTCTCTTTTGCAAGTGCTGATTATTAAAGAGTGCCCAAAGCTGGTGGGGTTACCTTTCTCAAACCATATTGTTTCCCCAGATTGGTtccccaagctacaagagcttgagGTAAGCGTTTGCCCCGAATTCTTGCCAGTGATTCCCATCTCCTGGATTGAAAGGCTGTGTTCTGTTATGATGAAATATGTAAAGATGCTAAGGATGTTTACATACTCAAAATCATC
This window harbors:
- the LOC119346490 gene encoding putative disease resistance protein RGA4 codes for the protein PDSSCSYHGLPGSRHPSPADRHLVHARQRHTFLHQMGMYAALRTAQWVLGKALAPVADGVLGAWAATKNFGPNVEALSTELLLVKAALEQAAHKELGGPAMEMLLQKLQDSAHNAEDLLDELDYFRIHDRLHGTYDAADEHGKGCTRNLALNARHTAKAVGKLVNCCAWHRAKRRQSSHNNSLTPNANQEVSRFMPKLCKLLPCSSFPHPHVGDDDRGNEQETPKLEFNRVGFSQRMKEIVEKLQHMRNEINKILQGCAPKTVPDIAQGRPITKGRIDEPKLYGRDSVMKSIMDDITNGQYCDNGLTVLPVVGPGGMGKTTLIQHIYHNEQVQNHFPVTIWICVSVKFDLEKVLGQIKTCIPAVKDEKEGSTTEDLIEQRLKSKRFLLVLDDIWKISNGDDWGKLLSTLNKSEGKGSMILVTTRFEAIAQKVETHCQSIKLNGLESGEFRKLFLAFVFGDEQYPRDKQFLLETGDKIMEKLKGSPLAAKTVGRLLSKDHSLCHWKRVLKSKGWEKQTDDNEIMPALKLSYDFLPFHLQQCFAYSGLFPEDYNFRSDELISLWIGLDILIPNGQNQTFEDIGLSNLNELVTHGFFREEETEYGMHYVMHDLLHDLALKIASHDCLSLCLSDVGPVEAQPSVRHLSISTDGLGEYDAVSGEKLKSKLEELNTRFKAGRLQTLMLFGKMDEGFVKIFGDFLGEANTLRVLHLPKMFCPMEFMLHNFSGLLHLQYLCLGHLPLSISKFYHLRILDLKWWNDSRDLPADMSNLAKLCHFYVPSDGQLHSDIYNVGKLKLLEELKVFQVNRRSEGFEPKQLEHLTKLRELGIYNLEKIDTAEEAAQAKLMEKNYLRRLTLDWDSKRSTVEPGVEAAILESLQPHADLQVLCIRGHGGPCPTWLGDEFAVEGLQSLHLYGVSWEVFPSLGKAWDLRELRLKHMARLKEFIIVKSFCMLTKLILIGLGSFEKWTYTGGDLLPLDAHMFSLLQVLIIKECPKLVGLPFSNHIVSPDWFPKLQELEVSVCPEFLPVIPISWIERLCSVMMKYVKMLRMFTYSKSSNGAELEIIGGADLHSIDQVLVFDKETRLEKLMLCRCPPLELKHLLMLKSLKTLIVKNSNDLVGPLGGGQSDVEWQL